A window of the Lactuca sativa cultivar Salinas chromosome 5, Lsat_Salinas_v11, whole genome shotgun sequence genome harbors these coding sequences:
- the LOC111890766 gene encoding uncharacterized protein LOC111890766 isoform X2, translated as MASDSKQSKYLTVYIHYNGLFARKPLVYLNAVVVSICDVDFGAMDFKDFNLFIAKLIEGSCDNVYYCTRNEPLAEGIRRIRNDADYFEFIETGYSDEAGLRMNVYIDHENEPVLDWADMEVMEDDEGHYSEEDLDDDIDSQLSDDVPYEHEADDYIPSLDKTIGDEFLHRVSGMCKDIDDEAETDEVETKNGDDKPVYPIHNENLKWDKMVPILGMRFSNPMELKICLTNYAVKNGYNLYFEKNDSQRLLVRCCKENKNPSCPFRLWASWMSSERSFQIKSLVDEHNCSRVFKLGSIVTYKWIGMHFKNQLVKNPKMSIRKMKAKVSTKFNLIVSVTQCRNARRYALDEIEGSLIEHYGKVWSYGEEIMRTNPGSTVKIDVNVMPDSTTYFSKMYVCFKGVKDGWIAACRRVIGVDGCFLKGICRGQLLAAMGRDANNHIFPIAWAVVEVENKETWKWFLDLLLDDIEMGIGHGLTLISDQHKGLIEAVKERVPAAEHRQCARHIYANFKKRFKGEQYRKLFWAAAASTTQPKFEAEMNSIKKIDPLAYEHLMERDPKSWCRAFFEVDRACDAYENGISESFNSIIDLARKRPLITMLEELRIYAMERMYKMLQEGQSWGNLKICPSIRFKISKLKKQQRFWGVIPSGIQQYEVRIGNDGYAVDLNNNTCGCRSWQVSGIPCVHAVAAISYLNRNAEDYVAPWFHTAMFLTCYNHTINPLNGSSMWPEAPYMKPLPPQKRRLPGRPTLKRKKDQSEMESKGKTRHTISKAGSVNRCTICRERGHNRSTCPTRPADVASTSRPKNKKPKKCKKEKGKVEPVQVDPVQADPVDPVQVPAPQVDPVQADPVDPVQVPAPQVDPVQADPVDPIQVPAPHVEPVQEDPVDPLQVPAPHVEPVQADPMDPVDVPAPPVDPVQVDDPHPDVDVPAQPVATRQRIRKYSERITKIGLRRKVLKKEGSTGHNPMVLE; from the exons ATGGCCTCCGATTCCAAACAAAGTAAGTATTTAACAGTTTATATACATTATAATGGTTTATTCGCACGAAAACCATTAGTGTACTTGAACGCTGTTGTTGTTTCAATCTGTGATGTCGATTTTGGTGCAATGGATTTCAAAGACTTTAACTTGTTCATTGCAAAGTTGATTGAAGGCAGTTGTGATAATGTATATTATTGCACTAGAAATGAACCATTGGCAGAGGGTATTAGGAGAATTAGGAATGATGCTGACTACTTTGAGTTTATTGAAACGGGTTATAGTGATGAAGCCGGTCTAAGAATGAATGTGTATATAGACCACGAAAATGAACCTGTACTTGATTGGGCTGATATGGAAGTAATGGAAGATGATGAAGGGCATTATTCTGAGGAAGACCTGGATGATGATATAGATTCACAACTTTCTGATGATGTTCCATATGAGCATGAAGCAGATGATTACATTCCTTCTCTTGACAAGACTATTGGTGATGAATTCTTACATCGGGTGTCAGGTATGTGTAAGGATATAGATGATGAGGCTGAAACTGATGAGGTTGAAACCAAGAATGGAGATGACAAACCAGTGTACCCTATCCATAATGAGAACCTGAAATGGGACAAAATGGTGCCAATTCTAGGTATGAGATTCTCTAACCCCATGGAATTGAAAATTTGTTTGACTAATTATGCAGTGAAGAATGGGTACaacctttattttgaaaaaaatgataGTCAGAGGTTATTAGTGAGATGTTGTAAAGAGAACAAGAACCCCTCTTGTCCTTTTAGACTGTGGGCTTCCTGGATGAGCAGTGAAAGGTCTTTCCAAATTAAGTCATTAGTTGATGAACATAACTGTTCAAGAGTCTTCAAACTTGGTTCCATTGTAACATATAAATGGATTGGAATGCATTTTAAGAATCAACTTGTGAAGAACCCTAAAATGAGCATAAGGAAAATGAAGGCCAAAGTGAGTACAAAGTTTAACTTGATTGTTAGTGTCACTCAATGTAGAAATGCTAGGAGATATGCTTTGGATGAGATAGAGGGTAGTTTGATAGAACATTATGGTAAAGTATGGAGTTATGGAGAAGAAATAATGAGGACAAATCCTGGTTCAACAGTAAAGATAGATGTGAATGTCATGCCTGATTCCACAACCTacttttctaaaatgtatgtttgtTTTAAGGGTGTGAAGGATGGTTGGATTGCAGCATGTAGGAGGGTAATAGGGGTAGATGGTTGTTTTTTAAAGGGTATATGTAGAGGCCAACTGTTAGCAGCTATGGGTAGGGATGCAAACAACCACATCTTCCCTATTGCATGGGCTGTGGTGGAAGTTGAAAATAAGGAAACATGGAAGTGGTTTCTTGACCTCCTTCTGGATGACATTGAAATGGGAATTGGTCATGGATTGACCCTCATATCAGACCAACACAAG GGATTAATAGAGGCTGTCAAAGAAAGGGTTCCAGCAGCAGAGCATAGACAATGTGCTAGGCACATCTATGCTAACTTCAAGAAAAGATTCAAAGGTGAACAATATAGGAAGTTGTTTTGGGCAGCAGCTGCTAGTACTACTCAACCAAAATTTGAGGCAGAAATGAATTCCATAAAAAAAATTGACCCTTTGGCTTATGAACACCTCATGGAAAGGGACCCTAAAAGTTGGTGCAGGGCATTCTTTGAAGTGGACAGGGCTTGTGATGCTTATGAGAATGGCATATCAGAAAGTTTCAACTCTATTATTGATCTTGCTAGGAAAAGGCCACTCATCACCATGTTGGAAGAGTTAAGGATTTATGCAATGGAGAGGATGTATAAAATGTTGCAAGAGGGACAAAGTTGGGGGAATTTAAAAATATGTCCATCTATAAGGTTTAAGATATCAAAGCTAAAGAaacagcaaag ATTTTGGGGTGTTATACCATCTGGGATACAACAATATGAAGTTAGGATTGGAAATGATGGATATGCTGTGGACCTTAACAACAACACATGTGGATGTAGATCTTGGCAAGTATCAGGTATCCCATGTGTGCATGCAGTGGCAGCCATTTCATACCTTAACAGGAATGCAGAGGATTATGTTGCACCATGGTTCCATACAGCCATGTTCTTGACTTGTTACAACCATACCATTAACCCACTTAATGGTAGTTCCATGTGGCCTGAAGCTCCCTACATGAAGCCATTGCCTCCTCAAAAAAGAAGGTTACCAGGAAGGCCAACCCTTAAAAGGAAAAAAGATCAATCTGAGATGGAAAGCAAGGGGAAAACAAGGCATACTATCTCAAAAGCAGGTTCAGTTAATAGATGCACTATTTGTAGAGAAAGGGGCCACAATAGATCAACATGTCCTACTAGACCAGCAGATGTAGCATCCACTTCAAGGCCAAAAAACAAGAaacctaaaaaatgtaaaaaagagAAAG GTAAAGTGGAACCAGTTCAAGTGGATCCAGTTCAAGCAGATCCAGTGGATCCAGTTCAAGTACCAGCTCCACAGGTTGATCCAGTTCAAGCAGATCCAGTGGATCCAGTTCAAGTACCAGCTCCACAGGTTGATCCAGTTCAAGCAGATCCAGTAGATCCAATTCAAGTACCAGCTCCACATGTTGAACCAGTTCAAGAAGATCCAGTGGATCCACTTCAAGTACCAGCTCCACATGTTGAACCAGTTCAAGCAGATCCAATGGATCCAGTTGATGTACCAGCTCCTCCAGTGGATCCAGTTCAAGTAGATGATCCACATCCAGATGTTGATGTCCCTGCTCAACCAGTTGCAACTAGACAGAGGATACGAAAATACTCAGAAAGAATTACCAAGATAGGGTTGAGAAGGaaggttttgaagaaagaaggaagcACTGGACACAACCCAATGGTGTTGGAATGA
- the LOC111890766 gene encoding uncharacterized protein LOC111890766 isoform X1: MASDSKQSKYLTVYIHYNGLFARKPLVYLNAVVVSICDVDFGAMDFKDFNLFIAKLIEGSCDNVYYCTRNEPLAEGIRRIRNDADYFEFIETGYSDEAGLRMNVYIDHENEPVLDWADMEVMEDDEGHYSEEDLDDDIDSQLSDDVPYEHEADDYIPSLDKTIGDEFLHRVSGMCKDIDDEAETDEVETKNGDDKPVYPIHNENLKWDKMVPILGMRFSNPMELKICLTNYAVKNGYNLYFEKNDSQRLLVRCCKENKNPSCPFRLWASWMSSERSFQIKSLVDEHNCSRVFKLGSIVTYKWIGMHFKNQLVKNPKMSIRKMKAKVSTKFNLIVSVTQCRNARRYALDEIEGSLIEHYGKVWSYGEEIMRTNPGSTVKIDVNVMPDSTTYFSKMYVCFKGVKDGWIAACRRVIGVDGCFLKGICRGQLLAAMGRDANNHIFPIAWAVVEVENKETWKWFLDLLLDDIEMGIGHGLTLISDQHKGLIEAVKERVPAAEHRQCARHIYANFKKRFKGEQYRKLFWAAAASTTQPKFEAEMNSIKKIDPLAYEHLMERDPKSWCRAFFEVDRACDAYENGISESFNSIIDLARKRPLITMLEELRIYAMERMYKMLQEGQSWGNLKICPSIRFKISKLKKQQRFWGVIPSGIQQYEVRIGNDGYAVDLNNNTCGCRSWQVSGIPCVHAVAAISYLNRNAEDYVAPWFHTAMFLTCYNHTINPLNGSSMWPEAPYMKPLPPQKRRLPGRPTLKRKKDQSEMESKGKTRHTISKAGSVNRCTICRERGHNRSTCPTRPADVASTSRPKNKKPKKCKKEKAGKVEPVQVDPVQADPVDPVQVPAPQVDPVQADPVDPVQVPAPQVDPVQADPVDPIQVPAPHVEPVQEDPVDPLQVPAPHVEPVQADPMDPVDVPAPPVDPVQVDDPHPDVDVPAQPVATRQRIRKYSERITKIGLRRKVLKKEGSTGHNPMVLE, encoded by the exons ATGGCCTCCGATTCCAAACAAAGTAAGTATTTAACAGTTTATATACATTATAATGGTTTATTCGCACGAAAACCATTAGTGTACTTGAACGCTGTTGTTGTTTCAATCTGTGATGTCGATTTTGGTGCAATGGATTTCAAAGACTTTAACTTGTTCATTGCAAAGTTGATTGAAGGCAGTTGTGATAATGTATATTATTGCACTAGAAATGAACCATTGGCAGAGGGTATTAGGAGAATTAGGAATGATGCTGACTACTTTGAGTTTATTGAAACGGGTTATAGTGATGAAGCCGGTCTAAGAATGAATGTGTATATAGACCACGAAAATGAACCTGTACTTGATTGGGCTGATATGGAAGTAATGGAAGATGATGAAGGGCATTATTCTGAGGAAGACCTGGATGATGATATAGATTCACAACTTTCTGATGATGTTCCATATGAGCATGAAGCAGATGATTACATTCCTTCTCTTGACAAGACTATTGGTGATGAATTCTTACATCGGGTGTCAGGTATGTGTAAGGATATAGATGATGAGGCTGAAACTGATGAGGTTGAAACCAAGAATGGAGATGACAAACCAGTGTACCCTATCCATAATGAGAACCTGAAATGGGACAAAATGGTGCCAATTCTAGGTATGAGATTCTCTAACCCCATGGAATTGAAAATTTGTTTGACTAATTATGCAGTGAAGAATGGGTACaacctttattttgaaaaaaatgataGTCAGAGGTTATTAGTGAGATGTTGTAAAGAGAACAAGAACCCCTCTTGTCCTTTTAGACTGTGGGCTTCCTGGATGAGCAGTGAAAGGTCTTTCCAAATTAAGTCATTAGTTGATGAACATAACTGTTCAAGAGTCTTCAAACTTGGTTCCATTGTAACATATAAATGGATTGGAATGCATTTTAAGAATCAACTTGTGAAGAACCCTAAAATGAGCATAAGGAAAATGAAGGCCAAAGTGAGTACAAAGTTTAACTTGATTGTTAGTGTCACTCAATGTAGAAATGCTAGGAGATATGCTTTGGATGAGATAGAGGGTAGTTTGATAGAACATTATGGTAAAGTATGGAGTTATGGAGAAGAAATAATGAGGACAAATCCTGGTTCAACAGTAAAGATAGATGTGAATGTCATGCCTGATTCCACAACCTacttttctaaaatgtatgtttgtTTTAAGGGTGTGAAGGATGGTTGGATTGCAGCATGTAGGAGGGTAATAGGGGTAGATGGTTGTTTTTTAAAGGGTATATGTAGAGGCCAACTGTTAGCAGCTATGGGTAGGGATGCAAACAACCACATCTTCCCTATTGCATGGGCTGTGGTGGAAGTTGAAAATAAGGAAACATGGAAGTGGTTTCTTGACCTCCTTCTGGATGACATTGAAATGGGAATTGGTCATGGATTGACCCTCATATCAGACCAACACAAG GGATTAATAGAGGCTGTCAAAGAAAGGGTTCCAGCAGCAGAGCATAGACAATGTGCTAGGCACATCTATGCTAACTTCAAGAAAAGATTCAAAGGTGAACAATATAGGAAGTTGTTTTGGGCAGCAGCTGCTAGTACTACTCAACCAAAATTTGAGGCAGAAATGAATTCCATAAAAAAAATTGACCCTTTGGCTTATGAACACCTCATGGAAAGGGACCCTAAAAGTTGGTGCAGGGCATTCTTTGAAGTGGACAGGGCTTGTGATGCTTATGAGAATGGCATATCAGAAAGTTTCAACTCTATTATTGATCTTGCTAGGAAAAGGCCACTCATCACCATGTTGGAAGAGTTAAGGATTTATGCAATGGAGAGGATGTATAAAATGTTGCAAGAGGGACAAAGTTGGGGGAATTTAAAAATATGTCCATCTATAAGGTTTAAGATATCAAAGCTAAAGAaacagcaaag ATTTTGGGGTGTTATACCATCTGGGATACAACAATATGAAGTTAGGATTGGAAATGATGGATATGCTGTGGACCTTAACAACAACACATGTGGATGTAGATCTTGGCAAGTATCAGGTATCCCATGTGTGCATGCAGTGGCAGCCATTTCATACCTTAACAGGAATGCAGAGGATTATGTTGCACCATGGTTCCATACAGCCATGTTCTTGACTTGTTACAACCATACCATTAACCCACTTAATGGTAGTTCCATGTGGCCTGAAGCTCCCTACATGAAGCCATTGCCTCCTCAAAAAAGAAGGTTACCAGGAAGGCCAACCCTTAAAAGGAAAAAAGATCAATCTGAGATGGAAAGCAAGGGGAAAACAAGGCATACTATCTCAAAAGCAGGTTCAGTTAATAGATGCACTATTTGTAGAGAAAGGGGCCACAATAGATCAACATGTCCTACTAGACCAGCAGATGTAGCATCCACTTCAAGGCCAAAAAACAAGAaacctaaaaaatgtaaaaaagagAAAG CAGGTAAAGTGGAACCAGTTCAAGTGGATCCAGTTCAAGCAGATCCAGTGGATCCAGTTCAAGTACCAGCTCCACAGGTTGATCCAGTTCAAGCAGATCCAGTGGATCCAGTTCAAGTACCAGCTCCACAGGTTGATCCAGTTCAAGCAGATCCAGTAGATCCAATTCAAGTACCAGCTCCACATGTTGAACCAGTTCAAGAAGATCCAGTGGATCCACTTCAAGTACCAGCTCCACATGTTGAACCAGTTCAAGCAGATCCAATGGATCCAGTTGATGTACCAGCTCCTCCAGTGGATCCAGTTCAAGTAGATGATCCACATCCAGATGTTGATGTCCCTGCTCAACCAGTTGCAACTAGACAGAGGATACGAAAATACTCAGAAAGAATTACCAAGATAGGGTTGAGAAGGaaggttttgaagaaagaaggaagcACTGGACACAACCCAATGGTGTTGGAATGA